The following proteins are co-located in the Labrys monachus genome:
- a CDS encoding FGGY-family carbohydrate kinase — protein sequence MGFVIGIDGGTESLRARVFDLTGACLGSASHAYDTHFSPGARAEQDPEDWWKALGIAVRRAVGEAGIPADAVEAIGLATTSCTVVALDRAGKALRPAIIWMDVRAEAEAAEVLATGDPALVVNCNGRGPVSAEWMIPKARWIARHEPGIFERAATICEYQDFMSLRLTGRRCASLDNVSMRWHYSTLRGGYPRSLVAKLGMEALLDKWPADVVAPGDVIGTLTAEAAAHLGLGLSVKVAQGGADAFIGMIGLGVSKPGQLALITGSSHLMFGVSATPVSVDGLWGTYADAVYPGLHIIEGGQTSTGSIINWLRRLAGGTLDLAALNAEAAALEPGCDGLLVLDHFQGNRTPYVDALSRGAFVGLTLGHGMPHLFRATIEGICFGTRAILDGMRGAGFTATEITIGGGATSSDLWLQIHADTAGLPVSVPASTEAPSLGAAILAGVGAGHFASIDEGMAAMVRPGRRIEPRPRESALYDDLYRRYAQLYPALKPFNPARA from the coding sequence ATGGGTTTCGTGATCGGCATCGACGGCGGTACGGAAAGCCTGCGGGCCCGCGTGTTCGACCTGACGGGCGCATGCCTCGGCTCGGCCTCCCATGCCTATGACACGCATTTTTCGCCCGGCGCCCGCGCCGAGCAGGATCCCGAGGATTGGTGGAAGGCGCTCGGCATCGCCGTCCGGCGGGCGGTCGGCGAAGCCGGCATCCCGGCCGATGCGGTCGAGGCGATCGGCCTGGCCACCACCAGCTGCACGGTGGTGGCGCTGGACCGCGCCGGCAAGGCGCTGCGTCCGGCCATCATCTGGATGGATGTGCGCGCCGAGGCCGAGGCCGCGGAAGTGCTCGCCACCGGCGATCCCGCTCTGGTGGTGAACTGCAACGGCCGGGGCCCGGTCTCCGCCGAATGGATGATCCCGAAGGCGCGCTGGATCGCCAGGCACGAGCCCGGGATCTTCGAGCGGGCCGCCACCATCTGCGAATACCAGGATTTCATGAGCTTGCGCCTCACGGGCAGACGCTGCGCCAGCCTCGACAACGTCTCCATGCGCTGGCACTACTCGACGCTGCGCGGCGGCTATCCCCGCAGCCTCGTCGCCAAGCTCGGCATGGAAGCCCTGCTCGACAAATGGCCGGCGGACGTGGTGGCGCCCGGCGACGTCATCGGCACGCTGACGGCGGAGGCGGCGGCCCATCTCGGCCTCGGCCTGTCCGTCAAGGTCGCGCAGGGCGGGGCCGACGCCTTCATCGGCATGATCGGCCTCGGCGTGTCGAAGCCCGGGCAGCTCGCGCTCATCACCGGCTCCTCCCATCTGATGTTCGGCGTGTCGGCGACGCCCGTCTCGGTCGACGGCCTGTGGGGCACCTATGCCGACGCCGTCTATCCCGGTCTCCACATCATCGAGGGCGGGCAGACCTCGACCGGCTCGATCATCAACTGGCTGCGGCGCCTGGCCGGCGGCACGCTGGACCTGGCGGCGCTCAACGCCGAGGCGGCGGCGCTGGAACCCGGCTGCGACGGCCTGCTGGTGCTCGATCATTTCCAGGGCAACCGGACGCCCTATGTCGATGCCCTCTCCCGCGGCGCCTTCGTCGGCCTGACGCTCGGCCACGGCATGCCGCATCTGTTCCGGGCGACGATCGAGGGCATCTGCTTCGGCACCCGGGCCATCCTCGACGGCATGAGGGGCGCCGGCTTCACCGCGACCGAGATCACCATCGGCGGCGGCGCGACCTCCTCCGACCTCTGGCTGCAGATCCACGCCGACACCGCCGGCCTGCCGGTCAGCGTGCCGGCGTCCACCGAGGCGCCTTCGCTGGGCGCGGCGATCCTCGCCGGCGTCGGTGCCGGGCATTTCGCCAGCATCGACGAGGGCATGGCGGCGATGGTCCGTCCCGGCCGGCGCATCGAGCCGCGGCCGCGGGAAAGCGCGCTCTATGACGATCTCTACAGGCGCTACGCGCAGCTCTATCCGGCGCTGAAGCCCTTCAATCCCGCACGGGCCTGA
- a CDS encoding sugar-binding transcriptional regulator: MLTLNLAHETDDALIVRVAWLYYVAGLNQEETASRLGLHRSRVNRMLSEARDRGLVSITINHESARDIGVEHAIAREFGLDFCIATPTIGFSRQSADPELKRIQSVVARRAVGNAGANFLRGKLGSGPITVGVSWGRTIEQVALQLAGVRNPQARFVSLIGSLTRNSASNPFEVVQAFAARTGGEVHFLPVPFIADSVADQQVLMSQRMVMDAVEMARAADLYLISLGELEETAVLRLQDMISADEMRSVRDSGAVCDTLGKLFDIHGREVPHSLTERSLAVDTAYLRGRNVVLLAAGLEKTIPAISLLRSGIARGLIIDGDTALAVAEHIGAASGGRSLPGAGR; the protein is encoded by the coding sequence ATGCTGACTCTGAATCTGGCCCATGAGACCGATGACGCCCTGATCGTGCGGGTGGCGTGGCTCTATTACGTCGCCGGCCTCAACCAGGAGGAGACGGCCTCCCGCCTCGGCCTGCATCGCAGCCGCGTCAACCGCATGCTGTCGGAAGCGCGGGACCGCGGGCTCGTCAGCATCACCATCAACCATGAATCGGCGCGGGACATCGGCGTCGAGCACGCGATCGCCCGCGAGTTCGGGCTCGACTTCTGCATCGCCACGCCGACCATCGGCTTCTCGCGGCAGTCGGCCGATCCCGAATTGAAGCGGATCCAGAGCGTGGTGGCGCGGCGGGCCGTCGGCAATGCCGGCGCCAATTTCCTCAGGGGCAAGCTCGGGAGCGGCCCGATCACCGTCGGCGTGAGCTGGGGGCGGACGATCGAGCAGGTCGCGCTGCAGCTGGCCGGCGTGCGCAATCCGCAGGCGCGCTTCGTCTCGCTGATCGGCTCGCTGACGCGCAATTCAGCCTCGAATCCTTTCGAGGTGGTGCAGGCCTTCGCCGCCCGCACCGGCGGCGAGGTGCATTTCCTGCCCGTGCCGTTCATCGCCGATTCGGTCGCCGACCAGCAGGTGCTGATGTCGCAGCGCATGGTGATGGACGCGGTCGAGATGGCGCGGGCCGCCGATCTCTATCTGATCAGCCTCGGCGAATTGGAGGAGACGGCGGTCCTGCGGCTGCAGGACATGATCTCGGCCGACGAGATGCGCAGCGTGCGCGACAGCGGCGCGGTCTGCGACACGCTCGGCAAGCTGTTCGACATTCACGGCCGCGAAGTGCCCCACTCCCTGACCGAGCGGAGCCTGGCGGTCGACACCGCCTATCTGAGGGGTCGCAATGTCGTGCTGCTGGCCGCTGGGCTCGAAAAGACCATCCCCGCCATATCGCTGCTGCGCAGCGGCATCGCCCGCGGACTGATCATCGACGGCGACACCGCGCTCGCCGTCGCCGAGCATATCGGCGCGGCATCGGGCGGCCGCAGCCTTCCCGGGGCCGGCCGCTGA
- a CDS encoding acyl carrier protein translates to MDALETAKDILASCLAVPKHEIGDDASIYELKAIDSVTFETLVLEIEERIGREPDVEALLDMRTVRDLAGLIASGGDARGVRLLSERDTPRTE, encoded by the coding sequence ATGGACGCTCTGGAAACGGCAAAGGATATCCTCGCCTCCTGCCTGGCCGTCCCGAAGCACGAGATCGGGGACGATGCGAGCATCTATGAACTCAAGGCGATCGACAGCGTGACGTTCGAAACCCTGGTGCTGGAGATCGAGGAGCGCATCGGCCGTGAACCCGATGTCGAAGCCTTGCTGGACATGCGCACGGTGCGCGACCTGGCCGGCCTGATCGCCTCCGGTGGAGACGCCCGAGGCGTTCGCCTGTTGTCGGAGAGGGACACGCCCCGGACGGAATGA
- a CDS encoding GNAT family N-acetyltransferase gives MARMPTRFGPQTGQSRPGGWSPSILPPSFVRPAPKRPVLIDTERFRLRSLAVADVDAQFCSWFADPDMLRGLNLVREEWTAEAIERRIQALAETPNYLFGIFTRPGAGLIGYCSLDINPRQRTAEMTAAIGDKAWRGQRVLAEIGRPLIRNFMEHGGVDKVIAHVLASNRKVLFELIGSDFYYEARLREAVLLASGKREDLLAFAVLKSISFPDLCK, from the coding sequence ATGGCTCGCATGCCAACCCGGTTCGGGCCGCAGACCGGTCAATCCAGGCCGGGCGGCTGGAGCCCCTCCATCCTGCCGCCGTCCTTCGTGCGGCCGGCGCCAAAGCGGCCGGTCCTCATCGATACCGAACGCTTTCGGCTGCGCAGCCTTGCGGTGGCCGACGTCGACGCCCAATTCTGCAGCTGGTTCGCCGATCCCGACATGCTGCGCGGGCTCAACCTCGTGCGGGAAGAATGGACGGCGGAGGCGATCGAGAGGCGGATCCAGGCCCTGGCGGAGACGCCCAATTATCTTTTCGGCATCTTCACCCGGCCAGGCGCCGGGTTGATCGGCTATTGCAGCCTCGATATCAATCCGCGCCAGCGCACGGCGGAAATGACGGCGGCGATCGGCGACAAGGCCTGGCGCGGCCAGCGCGTGCTGGCGGAGATCGGGCGCCCCCTGATCCGCAATTTCATGGAACATGGCGGCGTCGACAAGGTGATCGCCCATGTGCTGGCCAGCAACCGGAAAGTCCTGTTCGAGCTGATCGGTTCGGATTTCTACTACGAAGCCCGGTTGCGCGAGGCCGTCCTGCTGGCCTCCGGCAAGCGCGAGGATCTGCTGGCCTTCGCCGTGCTGAAGAGCATCAGCTTCCCGGATTTGTGCAAATGA
- a CDS encoding outer membrane protein: MALILATAFSTPVFATDLAPNPVEPSAPVAEPFSWTGFYVGAHVGGTDTGGKLKAAATSVQNKSADVSRSGFHSGLGFEGGVQGGYNYQINQVVLGFEADADFGSSKNSQSAIASYGSPYYAATTVKDSSEWGGSLRGRLGYAFDNWLPYVAAGVAIRDDKLSAGTAWHTFFSSPSPFGTSSETQVGFIGGLGLEYAFDEHWSIRAEGLYALYPKHSATFVAGDGNGGTSTIRASSNPQVFTFDVGLNYRF; this comes from the coding sequence TTGGCCTTGATCCTTGCGACGGCCTTCTCCACGCCGGTCTTCGCCACCGACCTCGCACCGAATCCGGTGGAGCCCTCGGCGCCCGTCGCCGAACCGTTTTCGTGGACGGGCTTCTATGTCGGCGCTCATGTCGGCGGTACGGACACCGGCGGCAAGCTGAAGGCGGCGGCGACGTCCGTGCAGAACAAATCCGCGGACGTTTCCAGGTCCGGCTTTCATTCCGGCCTCGGCTTCGAGGGCGGCGTGCAGGGCGGATATAATTATCAGATCAACCAGGTCGTGCTGGGTTTCGAGGCCGACGCCGACTTCGGCTCGTCGAAGAATTCGCAGTCCGCCATTGCCTCGTATGGCAGCCCCTATTATGCCGCGACGACGGTGAAGGACAGCAGCGAGTGGGGCGGGTCGCTGCGCGGCCGTCTCGGCTATGCATTCGACAATTGGCTGCCTTATGTCGCCGCCGGCGTGGCCATACGCGACGACAAGCTGTCCGCGGGCACGGCATGGCATACCTTCTTCAGCAGCCCGTCGCCATTCGGGACGAGTTCCGAGACGCAAGTGGGCTTTATCGGCGGCCTCGGTCTCGAATATGCGTTCGACGAGCACTGGTCGATACGCGCGGAAGGGCTGTATGCCCTATATCCCAAGCACAGTGCGACCTTCGTGGCCGGTGACGGCAATGGCGGAACCAGCACGATCAGGGCGAGTTCCAACCCGCAGGTCTTCACCTTCGACGTCGGGCTGAACTACAGGTTCTGA